One Porphyromonas pogonae genomic region harbors:
- a CDS encoding M3 family metallopeptidase produces the protein MKKLNGNPIFRVYNTLHGTYPFTNFSIEDYEPAFEYAISLKREEIESIINNPDKPSFENTIVALEQAGKHLSLVSGVFFNLLHSNSSDELMKVSERVIPQLSELSTYIILSRPLFDKVKAVYDSKDDLDLSVEDRRLLQNCYDGFVESGALLGEEDKKALEQLSLQLSSLTLTYGQNNLREQNIFKLFVDNQDQISAMPQASLDLAADKALKGGHQSGWLFDLSAPSYFPFMQHCPDSSLRKEMYEAKMSLGAVDNEYCNKQIVLDIVNKRKELANLLGYETYAHMALRHRMAKAPEDVYGLLDKLLEAYKPLAVQETAKISEYAHNNNFVGELQPWDWAYWAEQYKQTYYDLDDEMLRPYFELSSVINGVFSLATRLYGITFRLQPAIPVYHKDVNAYEVLDTDGSYLGVLYTDFFPREGKKSGAWMSNFQEQYQEGQSKDHRPHIVVVMNFTPPTEGKPSLLTAGEVGTFLHEFGHALHGLFSKVKYESLSGTNVSRDFVELPSQLMENWLTEREWLDGFARHYETQDKIPQLLIDKIIKARNFLAGYAACRQLSFGYLDMAWHTLRDALPQDQDIKTFEENAWAKAMVLPSSPPSCVMSTSFGHIFSGGYASGYYGYKWAEVLDADAFACFQEHGIFDKSTADSFRHKILEQGDRQDAADLYRSFRGQDADIQPLLRRTGL, from the coding sequence ATGAAAAAACTGAATGGCAATCCTATTTTTAGGGTCTATAATACTTTGCACGGCACTTATCCGTTCACTAATTTTTCCATTGAGGACTACGAACCCGCATTTGAGTATGCTATTTCGCTCAAGAGAGAGGAGATTGAATCTATCATAAATAACCCTGATAAACCCTCCTTTGAGAATACTATTGTTGCTTTAGAGCAGGCAGGTAAACATTTATCTTTGGTTTCCGGTGTATTTTTCAATCTTTTACATAGCAATAGTTCAGATGAATTGATGAAAGTTTCTGAACGTGTTATTCCGCAGCTCTCAGAGCTTTCTACGTATATTATTCTTTCTCGGCCATTGTTTGATAAGGTCAAAGCCGTATATGACTCCAAGGACGACCTTGACCTCTCTGTCGAAGATAGACGTTTGCTACAGAATTGTTATGACGGCTTTGTGGAAAGTGGGGCTCTTCTTGGGGAAGAGGATAAAAAAGCATTGGAACAATTGAGCCTCCAACTTAGCAGCCTTACCTTAACATATGGTCAAAACAATCTACGTGAACAAAATATATTCAAGCTATTTGTAGACAATCAGGATCAGATATCCGCAATGCCACAGGCTTCTCTTGATCTTGCTGCGGACAAAGCCCTTAAAGGGGGACATCAGTCAGGTTGGCTTTTTGATCTTTCTGCCCCGTCTTATTTCCCATTTATGCAGCATTGCCCTGATTCTTCTCTTAGGAAGGAGATGTACGAAGCCAAGATGTCGCTGGGAGCGGTAGACAATGAATACTGCAATAAACAGATTGTCTTGGATATTGTGAATAAAAGAAAAGAGTTGGCAAATCTTTTGGGTTACGAAACTTATGCTCATATGGCCTTGCGCCATCGCATGGCAAAAGCCCCTGAAGATGTTTATGGACTTTTGGATAAATTGCTTGAGGCCTACAAACCTCTGGCTGTCCAAGAAACAGCCAAGATATCCGAGTATGCTCATAATAATAATTTTGTAGGAGAGCTACAACCGTGGGACTGGGCATACTGGGCTGAGCAGTACAAACAAACTTATTATGACCTTGACGATGAGATGCTCAGACCGTATTTCGAACTTTCATCTGTAATCAACGGCGTTTTCTCGCTTGCCACTCGCTTGTATGGTATTACATTCCGTTTACAACCGGCTATCCCTGTCTATCATAAAGATGTCAATGCATACGAGGTCTTGGATACTGATGGTAGCTATCTTGGTGTATTGTATACCGATTTCTTTCCCCGTGAAGGCAAAAAGAGTGGGGCATGGATGAGTAATTTCCAAGAGCAATATCAAGAAGGTCAGTCAAAAGATCACAGGCCTCATATCGTAGTGGTAATGAATTTTACGCCTCCTACAGAGGGTAAACCTTCTCTTCTTACAGCAGGTGAGGTGGGTACATTCCTGCACGAATTTGGTCATGCTTTGCATGGGTTATTTTCCAAGGTAAAATATGAGTCTTTGTCAGGCACCAATGTGTCTCGTGATTTTGTAGAGCTACCTAGTCAACTCATGGAAAACTGGCTTACAGAGAGGGAGTGGTTGGATGGTTTTGCTCGGCACTACGAGACACAAGACAAAATACCCCAACTCTTAATTGATAAGATAATCAAAGCCCGTAATTTCCTTGCCGGGTATGCTGCTTGTCGTCAGTTGAGTTTCGGCTACTTGGATATGGCGTGGCATACACTTAGGGATGCCTTACCCCAAGATCAGGATATTAAGACTTTTGAAGAAAATGCCTGGGCAAAAGCTATGGTATTACCTTCGTCTCCTCCTTCCTGCGTGATGAGTACTTCATTCGGACATATTTTTTCCGGTGGTTATGCTTCGGGGTATTACGGTTACAAATGGGCAGAGGTTTTGGATGCTGATGCCTTTGCATGCTTTCAGGAACATGGTATTTTCGATAAGTCAACGGCCGATTCTTTTCGTCATAAAATATTGGAACAAGGCGATAGGCAGGATGCCGCAGACTTGTATAGAAGTTTTAGGGGACAAGATGCCGATATTCAACCTCTGCTCAGAAGAACGGGACTCTGA
- a CDS encoding putative transporter: MTSQEQADWLSYLIFGTGTAHSILLLALVITFGVILGRIKIGGISLGVTFVLFVGIIFGHFGITMKQDVMHFFKEFGLILFVYSIGLQVGPGFFSSLKKGGLKLNLIAIGIVLLGVITTVSIAFISGTDMPTMVGVLSGAITNTPGLGAAQQAFYDIFRVENTNIALGYAVAYPLGVLGIIFTTIILKHICKIDLKKEEEKLINEEPDTHTAVPVSLIVRNPALYGQKIGKINSLLGNLSFVISRHWCNKTNKISIARADTELNEGDKVFVITSPQDSELLKNYFGEEISMDRKQWIPTETNLISRRFVVTNKEINGKQLGSLRLRQIEGVNVTRINRAGVEMVARPELLLQMGDRLTIVGSEASMPKIKEIIGDSVKRLNEPNMVGIFLGIALGVLLGVIPFNFPGIPQPVKLGLAGGPLIIAILMGAFGYKYNIITYTTPSVNLMLREFGITIFLACVGLGAGEGFVETIVSGGYKWIGYGVIITILPLLIMGILALKVWKVNYYTLSGLIAGSTTDPPALAYANSSATNDAPAVGYATVYPLTMFLRVLSAQLLIIFFC, translated from the coding sequence ATGACTTCACAAGAACAAGCCGATTGGCTCAGTTATCTCATTTTTGGCACTGGAACAGCCCACTCTATATTATTATTAGCACTTGTAATCACCTTTGGCGTGATTCTTGGGCGCATTAAAATAGGAGGAATCTCATTGGGCGTAACTTTTGTCCTCTTTGTTGGCATTATATTCGGGCATTTCGGAATCACGATGAAACAAGATGTAATGCACTTCTTCAAAGAATTCGGACTCATCTTATTTGTATACTCCATAGGTTTGCAAGTAGGTCCCGGATTTTTCTCATCCCTCAAAAAAGGCGGGCTCAAACTCAATCTTATAGCAATAGGTATAGTGTTACTGGGTGTTATTACCACAGTGAGTATCGCCTTTATTTCGGGTACGGATATGCCCACAATGGTAGGTGTGCTTTCAGGAGCTATCACTAATACACCGGGATTGGGTGCTGCCCAGCAAGCCTTCTATGACATATTCAGAGTGGAAAACACCAATATTGCTTTGGGCTATGCCGTTGCATATCCTCTTGGGGTGCTTGGTATCATATTCACCACCATAATACTCAAACATATTTGTAAGATCGACCTCAAAAAAGAGGAAGAAAAACTTATCAATGAAGAGCCGGACACGCACACAGCCGTACCTGTATCTTTAATTGTGAGAAATCCTGCACTCTACGGACAGAAGATAGGTAAGATCAATTCTTTGCTGGGAAACCTCAGCTTTGTGATATCCCGTCACTGGTGTAATAAAACAAATAAAATATCCATAGCTCGCGCTGATACAGAACTAAACGAAGGAGACAAGGTCTTTGTGATTACCAGTCCGCAAGACTCAGAACTTCTCAAAAACTACTTCGGAGAAGAAATATCCATGGATCGGAAACAATGGATCCCTACGGAAACTAATCTGATAAGTCGTAGATTCGTTGTCACCAACAAAGAAATCAACGGCAAACAGCTAGGCTCTTTAAGACTCAGACAAATCGAAGGGGTGAATGTAACCCGTATCAACAGAGCAGGAGTAGAGATGGTGGCTAGGCCCGAACTTTTGCTCCAGATGGGGGATCGTCTTACCATTGTAGGGAGTGAAGCTTCCATGCCCAAAATCAAAGAGATCATAGGAGACTCAGTAAAAAGACTCAACGAACCTAATATGGTGGGTATATTCTTGGGTATTGCTTTAGGTGTACTTCTGGGTGTTATTCCGTTTAACTTCCCGGGCATCCCCCAACCCGTAAAATTAGGACTGGCAGGAGGACCTCTCATTATTGCTATCCTTATGGGTGCGTTCGGTTATAAATATAACATTATTACTTATACTACGCCAAGTGTCAACCTCATGCTACGCGAATTCGGAATCACTATATTCTTGGCATGTGTGGGACTCGGAGCGGGAGAAGGCTTTGTGGAAACCATAGTTAGTGGCGGTTATAAATGGATCGGATACGGCGTTATTATCACGATACTACCCTTACTCATAATGGGTATTCTGGCACTTAAGGTCTGGAAAGTAAACTACTACACCCTTAGCGGACTTATTGCCGGTAGTACAACAGACCCACCGGCCTTGGCTTATGCCAATTCAAGTGCAACTAATGATGCTCCGGCTGTGGGATATGCCACCGTATACCCGCTAACGATGTTTTTGAGGGTACTTTCGGCTCAACTCTTAATCATATTCTTCTGCTAA
- a CDS encoding RagB/SusD family nutrient uptake outer membrane protein has product MKYKIFALASIALMLCSCNDFLSSGAKDKIEDNPDFWNDEGNIRTSFFKYYDLYFEGYNSGWSRSDWFYNTNVADWTDDNAQEAATTFTKVAPPAETDASTTKKDERNWTFSYVREFNTLINKISASKLDKEAKEHWLGIGRFFRGLEYAKLVSKFGDVPWYSQALESKDYDALYKERQPREVIMDSVLKDFEYASTHIRKNDFVEGVSVNRFVAEAFASRAMLFEGTWQKYREKNTGAAKKYLEFALKMCEDVMKNGHYIISDDYKALTTSIDLKGNPEVLLYRSYVDGIVTHSLMSFQNTEAEISSPSKDLIDSYLSKNGLPISQTDNKQYKGDKWFFDEIADRDPRLSATIDVSGLKLNGVEKIYAVSGYFANRFVNETLKDQPGGKSATNITDAPIMKFNEVLLNYLEAAAELSALGARAITQMDVDITINKIRDRKGVQMPHVTLAGQSFSVNGITIEDPSKDADVSSLIWEIRRERRTELVYEGIRFDDLRRWNKLQYADMKLNKKLNLGAWLDKPKFIEWYNKTFNPTKPITLKSLETVFLDRSGDAGYIKPIRNENSVRVYAEKDYLYPIPIDQITLYEKNGKKLKQNPGW; this is encoded by the coding sequence ATGAAATACAAAATATTTGCATTGGCATCGATAGCACTGATGCTCTGCTCTTGCAACGATTTCCTATCATCAGGGGCTAAAGACAAAATAGAGGACAATCCCGACTTTTGGAATGACGAGGGTAACATCCGCACAAGTTTTTTCAAGTATTATGATCTCTACTTTGAGGGTTATAACAGTGGATGGAGCAGATCGGACTGGTTTTACAATACCAATGTGGCAGACTGGACAGATGATAATGCCCAAGAAGCCGCTACTACTTTTACCAAAGTAGCTCCGCCCGCAGAAACAGACGCATCCACCACAAAGAAAGATGAGCGCAACTGGACATTCAGCTATGTAAGAGAATTCAATACCCTTATCAACAAAATATCCGCCTCAAAGCTTGACAAGGAAGCTAAAGAGCACTGGCTCGGCATTGGGCGCTTCTTCCGTGGTCTTGAATATGCCAAATTGGTATCTAAATTTGGTGATGTGCCTTGGTATTCGCAGGCATTAGAAAGTAAAGATTATGATGCACTCTACAAAGAGCGCCAACCTCGTGAGGTAATTATGGATAGTGTGTTGAAGGATTTCGAATATGCAAGTACACATATCCGTAAAAATGATTTTGTAGAAGGAGTTTCAGTCAATCGATTTGTAGCGGAAGCTTTTGCTTCAAGAGCTATGCTATTCGAAGGTACATGGCAGAAATACCGCGAGAAAAACACAGGAGCAGCAAAAAAATATCTTGAATTTGCCCTAAAGATGTGTGAGGATGTGATGAAAAACGGACATTATATCATATCGGACGATTATAAGGCTCTTACAACCAGTATAGATCTGAAAGGTAATCCCGAAGTATTATTATACCGCTCTTATGTCGACGGTATCGTAACTCACAGTCTGATGAGTTTTCAGAATACTGAGGCAGAAATCTCGAGCCCTTCGAAGGATCTTATAGATAGCTATTTATCTAAAAACGGCTTGCCCATATCACAGACCGATAATAAGCAATACAAAGGAGACAAATGGTTCTTTGATGAGATAGCAGACAGAGACCCCAGACTCTCTGCTACGATAGATGTAAGCGGGCTTAAGCTAAATGGTGTGGAAAAGATCTATGCAGTATCAGGATACTTTGCCAATAGATTCGTAAATGAGACACTCAAAGATCAGCCCGGAGGTAAAAGTGCTACCAATATCACGGATGCTCCCATCATGAAATTCAATGAAGTGCTCCTCAATTACCTTGAAGCAGCGGCAGAGCTTTCGGCGCTAGGAGCACGTGCTATTACACAAATGGACGTAGACATAACTATCAATAAGATAAGAGATCGTAAAGGAGTACAGATGCCTCATGTAACATTGGCGGGACAAAGTTTTTCCGTAAATGGAATTACTATAGAAGATCCCTCCAAAGACGCTGACGTAAGCTCACTGATCTGGGAAATCAGACGAGAAAGACGTACCGAACTTGTGTATGAAGGGATTAGATTCGATGATTTGAGAAGGTGGAACAAACTTCAGTATGCTGACATGAAGCTCAATAAGAAGCTAAATCTTGGAGCATGGTTAGACAAACCCAAATTCATAGAATGGTACAACAAAACTTTCAATCCAACCAAGCCTATCACACTCAAAAGTCTTGAAACAGTATTTTTGGATAGAAGTGGCGATGCTGGGTACATCAAACCTATCAGAAATGAAAACTCTGTGAGAGTATATGCGGAGAAAGACTACCTCTACCCTATCCCTATAGACCAGATAACCCTATATGAAAAGAATGGTAAGAAATTGAAGCAAAACCCCGGTTGGTAG
- a CDS encoding tRNA1(Val) (adenine(37)-N6)-methyltransferase, protein MANEYFDFKNFRIEQSDCAMKVGTDSVLFGCWAGTPAKSPYILDIGCGTGVLCLFLAQRYPEAMIIGIEIDPRAAQQAHRNINNSKYKDRISIVNADFLSYSPDITFDLIISNPPYFKSSLQAPQSQRSQARHEECGLSIESLLSHACTLLKDDGEIALITPHPRLEDLRSYAAYNRIKPSRITHVQSKPDKQPSRLLSSWCKAYNSKAGYKETTLILNDPDNKRSKEFMALTSDFYIK, encoded by the coding sequence ATGGCGAATGAATATTTCGACTTCAAGAATTTCCGCATAGAACAATCAGACTGTGCCATGAAAGTAGGTACAGACAGTGTTTTATTCGGTTGTTGGGCGGGTACTCCGGCAAAGTCGCCTTACATTCTTGATATCGGGTGTGGTACAGGTGTACTCTGTCTTTTTTTAGCCCAAAGATATCCCGAAGCTATGATTATAGGTATAGAGATAGATCCTCGAGCAGCCCAACAAGCCCATAGAAATATTAATAACAGTAAGTATAAAGACAGGATCAGCATAGTAAATGCTGATTTCCTGTCATACTCCCCAGATATTACTTTTGATCTGATTATAAGCAATCCTCCCTACTTCAAGAGTTCATTGCAAGCTCCACAATCACAAAGAAGCCAAGCTCGTCATGAAGAGTGTGGATTAAGCATAGAGAGCCTTTTATCGCATGCTTGTACGCTACTCAAAGACGATGGTGAGATAGCCCTGATCACTCCTCATCCTCGCTTGGAAGATCTAAGAAGTTATGCTGCTTACAATAGGATAAAACCCTCTCGTATCACTCATGTACAGAGTAAGCCTGACAAACAACCGTCAAGATTATTATCATCATGGTGCAAAGCCTACAACTCAAAAGCAGGTTACAAGGAAACAACCTTGATCTTAAATGATCCTGACAATAAAAGATCAAAAGAATTTATGGCTTTGACCTCTGATTTTTATATCAAATAA